One window of Quercus robur chromosome 5, dhQueRobu3.1, whole genome shotgun sequence genomic DNA carries:
- the LOC126727100 gene encoding tRNA wybutosine-synthesizing protein 2/3/4, translated as MEFEKRKAATLASLASSDTDKSPKGTLDTPILPLINTLNNHPCYFTTSSCSGRISILSQPIHQTQPNKKSKGGSWLFVSHDPADPDSVISLLFPDSPTRSQSQPEPESELVLRFEPLIVAVECKDLASAQSLVSTARSAGFRESGITNANNKRVIVAIRCSIRLEVPLGTTESVMVSPEFVRYLVRVANEKMEANRIRTQGFLRALQNADVAEPEPEPESESEARGDDDDEHSGADLSVLRVVPIVVSGEEAVEKLYLWGHSACSLASEKKVLVFGGFGGMGRHARRNEALVLDPNSGTLEVIGGVEGSGSPSPRLGHSCCLVGDCAFVIGGRGDPVNVLGDVWVLNRAKSEWRLAECSGSVFPPRHRHAAAAVGSKIYVFGGLDNDSISSSFHILDTVNLQWEELEVGGEQPCARHSHSMVAYGCKLFMFGGYDGDKALGDLYSFDVQACQWKKEKTAGRGPHARFSHSMFVYKDYLGVIGGCPVRQHCQELALLDLRLQVWKHVTLDSVGKDLFVRSTANVIGDDLVLIGGGASCYAFGTKFSEPMKINLLPLMTSNENFMPSKNGDVHGTRRNDGVTGNKNDSFQHPRIENLQTLKENLDLNFDSELPGMNESQMIASHWVLQLERKYAKLGKDILKKFGWLDLERKVYSREDGKHICFPVTKKFCGVFHERQHHLFDASELDNDHLLKPFTGKGLLLNEISSLEALNLLKECGATKLVDEVVEVKRAAKSPLKVMGEAVASLIKNRGLSEQLLEELPTRWERLGDIVVLPVTSFKDPVWDSIGAEVWPVVAKSLNTNRLARQGRVAPTGTRDSTLEILVGDNGWVDHRENGILYSFNATKCMFSWGNLSEKLRMGHLDCKDEVIVDLFAGIGYFVLPFLVRANAKLVYACEWNPNAIEALQHNLQANSVSDRCIVLEGDNRITAPKGVADRVCLGLIPTSEGSWVTAVRALRSAGGMLHVHGNVKDSEEGLWTEHVLKSISEIARSEGYCWEVSIEHVERVKWYAPHIRHLVTDVRCRPAQR; from the exons ATGGAGTTCGAGAAGAGAAAAGCGGCGACGCTAGCTTCACTAGCATCCTCAGACACCGACAAATCACCGAAGGGCACGTTGGACACTCCCATCCTCCCTCTCATCAACACCCTCAACAACCATCCCTGCTACTTCACCACCAGCTCCTGCTCCGGCCGTATCTCTATCCTCTCCCAACCCATacaccaaacccaacccaacaaaaaatCCAAAGGCGGCTCCTGGCTCTTCGTCTCCCACGACCCGGCCGATCCCGACTCGGTCATCTCCCTCCTCTTCCCCGACTCACCAACTCGCTCCCAATCCCAACCCGAACCCGAGTCCGAACTCGTCCTCCGCTTCGAACCGCTCATCGTCGCCGTGGAGTGCAAAGACCTCGCCTCGGCTCAGTCGCTGGTCTCCACGGCGAGGTCGGCCGGGTTCAGAGAATCCGGCATAACCAACGCGAACAACAAGCGCGTGATCGTCGCGATCCGCTGCTCGATTCGGCTGGAGGTTCCGTTGGGGACCACCGAGTCCGTCATGGTCTCGCCGGAGTTCGTTAGGTACCTCGTCCGCGTGGCCAACGAGAAAATGGAAGCGAACAGAATCAGAACCCAAGGCTTTCTCCGCGCACTGCAAAATGCCGACGTGGCAGAACCGGAACCGGAGCCGGAATCGGAATCAGAAGCTCGCGGCGACGATGATGATGAACATTCCG GGGCAGATTTGAGTGTGCTGCGTGTGGTTCCGATAGTGGTTTCCGGTGAGGAGGCGGTGGAGAAGCTTTATCTATGGGGACACTCGGCGTGTAGTTTAGCTTCGGAGAAGAAAGTATTGGTTTTTGGTGGATTTGGAGGAATGGGAAGGCATGCGAGGAGGAATGAGGCTTTGGTGCTTGATCCAAATTCTGGCACATTGGAAGTGATTGGTGGTGTAGAGGGGAGTGGGAGTCCGAGCCCGCGATTAGGTCATAGttgttgtttggttggagattGCGCGTTTGTTATCGGAGGCAGGGGGGATCCTGTGAATGTTCTTGGTGATGTGTGGGTGCTCAATAGAGCAAAGAGTGAATGGAGATTAGCAGAATGTAGTGGCAGTGTTTTCCCTCCAAG GCATAGGCATGCAGCAGCTGCTGTAGGCTCAAAGATATATGTATTTGGTGGACTTGACAATGACTCAATCTCTTCATCCTTTCATATCCTTGACACAGTTAACCTGCAATGGGAAGAGTTAGAGGTTGGTGGGGAACAGCCATGTGCCCGTCATTCTCACTCTATGGTGGCATATGGGTGTAAGCTATTTATGTTTGGAGGGTACGATGGTGACAAAGCACTTGGAGACTTGTATAGTTTTGATGTTCAGGCATGTCaatggaagaaagaaaagacagcGGGAAGAGGTCCACATGCTAGGTTTTCCCACTCAATGTTTGTGTACAAAGATTATCTTGGGGTTATTGGCGGTTGTCCTGTCCGGCAACATTGTCAAGAGTTAGCACTACTTGATTTGCGGCTCCAAGTGTGGAAGCATGTGACACTTGATTCTGTTGGCAAAGATTTGTTTGTACGAAGTACAGCTAATGTCATTGGCGATGATCTTGTTTTGATTGGTGGTGGGGCATCTTGTTATGCATTTGGAACAAAGTTTAGTGAGCCAATGAAAATCAACTTGTTACCTTTAATGacttcaaatgaaaattttatgcCTTCTAAAAATGGAGATGTGCATGGTACCCGCAGAAATGATGGGGTGACGGGGAATAAGAACGATAGCTTTCAACATCCACGAATTGAAAATTTGCAaactttaaaagaaaatcttgacTTAAATTTCGATAGTGAATTACCTGGAATGAATGAAAGTCAGATGATTGCTTCGCATTGGGTTCTACAACTTGAAAGGAAGTATGCAAAATTGGGGAAGGACATACTGAAGAAGTTTGGGTGGTTAGATCTTGAGAGGAAGGTTTATTCTCGGGAGGACGGAAAACATATTTGTTTTCCTGTTACCAAAAAATTTTGTGGTGTATTTCATGAAAGGCAGCATCATTTGTTTGATGCATCTGAATTAGATAATGACCATTTATTGAAACCATTTACAGGAAAGGGGCTTTTGTTAAACGAGATCTCAAGTTTGGAAGCTTTGAATCTTTTAAAAGAGTGTGGTGCAACTAAGCTGGTAGATGAGGTAGTTGAAGTCAAAAGAGCTGCAAAGTCTCCCTTAAAAGTAATGGGTGAAGCTGTGGCCTCGTTGATAAAGAATAGAGGCCTTTCAGAACAACTATTAGAGGAACTACCCACAAG ATGGGAGCGACTTGGTGATATTGTTGTGCTTCCAGTCACATCCTTCAAGGATCCTGTATGGGACTCAATTGGGGCAGAGGTTTGGCCTGTTGTTGCCAAATCACTTAATACTAATCGTCTTGCCCGCCAG GGCAGAGTTGCACCAACAGGAACAAGGGACAGTACTTTGGAGATTCTAGTTGGAGATAATGGTTGGGTTGATCATCGCGAAAATGGAATTCTCTATTCTTTTAATGCTACTAAATGTATGTTCTCCTGGGGAAATCTTTCTGAGAAACTCCGTATGGGCCATCTAGACTGTAAAGATGAGGTTATTGTGGATTTGTTTGCTGGAATTGGATATTTTGTGCTGCCATTTCTTGTCAG GGCCAATGCAAAACTAGTTTATGCTTGCGAATGGAATCCCAATGCCATTGAGGCACTCCAACACAATCTACAAGCCAATTCAGTTAGTGATCGTTGTATCGTACTTGAAGGAGATAACCGGATTACAGCACCTAAA GGTGTTGCTGATCGTGTCTGTCTTGGTCTCATTCCAACAAGTGAGGGTAGCTGGGTCACTGCTGTAAGGGCATTAAG GAGTGCGGGTGGGATGTTACATGTGCATGGAAATGTAAAGGACTCAGAGGAGGGTTTGTGGACAGAACATGTTTTGAAATCAATATCTGAAATTGCTAGATCTGAAG GTTATTGCTGGGAAGTTTCAATAGAACACGTGGAGAGAGTGAAGTGGTATGCCCCGCACATCCGCCATCTTGTTACAGATGTAAGATGCAGACCAGCCCAAAGATAg